GGCCGACGACCTCGGCATCGATCCCGGCGGCACCTACACCGACGGCGAGATCGACGACGTCTGCGACACCATCCAGCACTCTGGGGACGGCTACGTCCGCCTCGTGGCCAACGAGGTGCGCGTCCGCCTGCAGGCCCGACGCCGCTTCGACGCCCTGCTCGACGAGATCACCGATCCCGTGGTGACGGTCGCCTTCGAGTCCGCCGAGCCCATCGTCACCGCCGTCAACCCCGCCTTCGAGGAAACGTTCGGCTACGGCCCGGAGGCCGTCGGCGAGCCCCTGACCGAACTGATCGTCCCCGAGGACCGCCGCCGGGACGCCGTCGATCAGTGGCTCCGCTCGGATCCCGACGGCGGCGTCGAGGTGGAGCGCCTCACCGCCGACGGGGACCGCCGGACCCTCCTGTTTCGGCCGGTGGTCGTCACCCGCGGGGACGGCCGGATCGAGGGGCACGGCATCTACACCGACATCACCGAGCGCAAGCGCCGCGAGCGCCGCCTGCGCCACCAGAACGAGCAGCTCGAGCGGTTCGCCAGCGTCGTCTCTCACGACCTCCGCAACCCCCTTCAGGTGGCCCGGGGACGGGTGGAGGCAGCCCTCGCCGACACCGACGACGAGCGCATCCGCAAGCACCTCGAGGCCGTCCAGGGCGCCAACGACCGCATGGAGCGGCTCATCGACGACCTCCTCACCCTCGCCCGGGAGGGGCAGGTCGTCGAGCGCCAGACGCCCGTGCGGCTCGGCACCGTCGTCGACGACGCCTGGGCCGCGGTCGACGCCCCCGAGGCCGCGATCGAGGTGGACTGCGAGCATACCGTCGCCGCGGACCGGTCGCGGCTCCAGCAGCTACTGGAGAACCTCCTGCGGAACGCTGTCGAACACGGTTCGACAAGCCCTCGCTCGACTTCGTCTCGCGAGGACGCGGTCGAGTACGGCCCGAAGGACGAGGATCCAGTGACCGTCCGCGTCGAGGGCCTCGACGACGGGTTCTACGTCGAGGACGACGGCCCGGGCATCCCCCCAGAGGAACGTGAACGGGTGTTCGAGCACGGCTACACCTCCCGGACGGACGGCACCGGACTCGGCCTCGCCATCGTGGAGGCCATCGCCGACGCACACGAGTGGGACGTGGCGGTCCGCGAGGGCGTCGACGGCGGTGCCCGCTTCGTGGTCACCGGCGTTGCTGTTCTGTGAGTGGCTCGGTAGTTCGCTGTCGAGCGATGGGAACGGCCAGGAAGCCCTCCGCTGCGCATCCCCCGGAGCGTGGCGGAAGGCATTATACGGGCCCGTCGTGAAACGTCGAACGATGCTGCTGGTGCTGTGTGTCGACCTCGACGACGACCTCGGCCGCAAGACCGGCTTCGACACGCCGGTGATCGGTCGCGAGGCCGTCGAGGAGGCCGCCGTCGCGCTCGCCACCGCGGACCCGGAGGACTCCGACGTCAACGTCCTCTTCGAGGGGATCCACATCCACGACTCCATCACCGACGAGGCCGTGGAAGTCGCCGCCGTGACCGGGACCGAGGCCGGCGACGTCGCGGCCAACCGGGCGGTCGGGGAGGAGGTCGACACCGTCCTGGCGTCGCTGGCCACCGGCGAGGACGTCCGCGCGCTGCTGGTCACCGACGGCGCGCAAGACGAGTCCGTCGTGCCCGTCATTCGCTCGCGGATCCACATCGACGGCGTCCGCCGCGTCGTCGTCCGCCAGGCTCAGGACCTGGAGTCGATGTACTACACCTTCAAGCAGGTGCTCGACGACCCCGAGACCCGCGGGACGATCCTCGTTCCCCTCGGGATCCTCCTGCTGATCTACCCGCTGGCCATCCTCGCGGACGCACTCGAGCTACCGGGGTCGTCGCTGGGACTCATCTCCGGCCTGCTGGGCCTGTACGTCCTCGCGCGCGGGCTGGGGGCCGAGGAGGCGCTGGACGGCACCGTCGAGCGGCTCCGCTCCGGGCTGTACGCCGGCCGCGTGACGATCATCACCTACGTCGTCGCCGCCGCGCTGCTGGTCATCGGCGGCGTCAGCGGCGCGCAGACGCTGACCCAGTTCCCGACCGCCTCCGCGCTGGAGGTGCTCGCCGCGCTGGTCTACGGCTCGATCCAGTGGTTCGCCGCCGCCGGCGTCACCTCCAGCTTCGGCCGCGTCACCGACGAATACCTCGCCGACAGCTTCCGGTGGCGCTACCTCAACGCCCCCTTCTACGTGCTCGCCATCGCCGTCGTCCTCCGGGCCGTCAGCGGCTACTTCCTCGGCGAGGTCGGCATCTCCTACCTCGCGCTGGCGCTGACCGGCGGCACGCTGCTCGGCCTGGGCAGCACGCTCGCCTTCGCCATCGCCGAGACCCGCTTCCAGACCGATCCGGCACCGTCAAGCGGCCGGGGCTCCTGACCTCGCTCGATGTACGTCTCCAGGGCCGTCCAGAGCGTCCGCGAGGACCCCGTCCCCGGCGAGACCGTCGTGCTCGTGCTGGAAACCGACGACGACGCCGATCCGGACGCCGTCGCCGCCGCGGCCGAGGATGCCGGCGCTGCGGTCGAACGCCGCCTCCAGTTCGGCGACTTGGAGGTCAGCGTCAAGCAGGAGGCTGTAGGGGCAGTCTGCGAGATCGACGGCCTCGCCGCCGTCCAGACCGCCGACGCCATCGGCATCCACCCCGACGAGGCCGAGGAGGACGTCGACCCGGACGCCTGATTCCGGGCAGTTTTTGAGAGACCCGGCGCAAGCGAGTCGTGAGGGCACGTAGCTCAGTCCGGATAGAGCGTCGGACTTCTATCCCCGGGACG
This genomic interval from Halomicrobium urmianum contains the following:
- a CDS encoding PAS domain-containing sensor histidine kinase, producing the protein MDHDDLVAAFSQTVGVEKADRLITEAADDLGIDPGGTYTDGEIDDVCDTIQHSGDGYVRLVANEVRVRLQARRRFDALLDEITDPVVTVAFESAEPIVTAVNPAFEETFGYGPEAVGEPLTELIVPEDRRRDAVDQWLRSDPDGGVEVERLTADGDRRTLLFRPVVVTRGDGRIEGHGIYTDITERKRRERRLRHQNEQLERFASVVSHDLRNPLQVARGRVEAALADTDDERIRKHLEAVQGANDRMERLIDDLLTLAREGQVVERQTPVRLGTVVDDAWAAVDAPEAAIEVDCEHTVAADRSRLQQLLENLLRNAVEHGSTSPRSTSSREDAVEYGPKDEDPVTVRVEGLDDGFYVEDDGPGIPPEERERVFEHGYTSRTDGTGLGLAIVEAIADAHEWDVAVREGVDGGARFVVTGVAVL
- a CDS encoding DUF373 family protein, with the translated sequence MLLVLCVDLDDDLGRKTGFDTPVIGREAVEEAAVALATADPEDSDVNVLFEGIHIHDSITDEAVEVAAVTGTEAGDVAANRAVGEEVDTVLASLATGEDVRALLVTDGAQDESVVPVIRSRIHIDGVRRVVVRQAQDLESMYYTFKQVLDDPETRGTILVPLGILLLIYPLAILADALELPGSSLGLISGLLGLYVLARGLGAEEALDGTVERLRSGLYAGRVTIITYVVAAALLVIGGVSGAQTLTQFPTASALEVLAALVYGSIQWFAAAGVTSSFGRVTDEYLADSFRWRYLNAPFYVLAIAVVLRAVSGYFLGEVGISYLALALTGGTLLGLGSTLAFAIAETRFQTDPAPSSGRGS